A portion of the Kosmotoga arenicorallina S304 genome contains these proteins:
- a CDS encoding C69 family dipeptidase, with the protein MCDTIVITPKITGNKMLFAKNSDREPNEPQAVIFFPSKIHEEGEVSATYVNIPQVRKTKAFLLSKPSWIWGGEMGINEDNVAIGNEAVFTREPVSEKGLLGMDLLRIALERASSADMALEIITSLLENPGQGGNGGFTKRLLYHNSFIIADKEKAWILETAGKYWAAKKVDTIGTISNALTIGNDFDMIHPEAIEHAVKKHWCESVDDFEFNKAFGKRLYALFSGGRFRKERTEKLIRDKLPQLTVKEIFEILRDHGDTQNITKGSMRTVCMHAGGVISSQTTASMVCEISDITTVWITNNSAPCLSVFKPVWFNGNESTLPYVKEEEGMKHWYHGERFYRKALKNYLKAREFFEETAEKLELELLYKVNKAFEKEIPDFESLKDISKEAFSKSWKIIDGLISKTSELPAGKRSLYFKLYWLIQNSKFKG; encoded by the coding sequence ATGTGCGATACGATAGTTATAACGCCTAAAATCACAGGAAATAAAATGCTGTTTGCTAAAAACAGCGACCGTGAACCCAATGAACCTCAGGCAGTGATATTCTTTCCTTCTAAAATTCACGAAGAAGGTGAAGTTTCTGCAACTTATGTTAATATCCCCCAGGTCAGGAAGACAAAAGCTTTTTTACTTTCAAAGCCCTCCTGGATATGGGGTGGGGAAATGGGAATTAATGAGGACAATGTGGCGATAGGAAATGAAGCTGTGTTTACCAGAGAGCCTGTATCGGAAAAGGGATTACTCGGAATGGATCTTCTAAGAATTGCCCTTGAAAGGGCTTCTTCGGCTGACATGGCTCTCGAAATAATTACTTCTTTACTTGAAAATCCCGGGCAGGGTGGAAATGGCGGCTTTACAAAAAGGCTACTCTATCACAATTCTTTTATTATAGCCGACAAAGAAAAAGCATGGATTCTGGAAACAGCGGGCAAGTATTGGGCTGCCAAAAAGGTTGATACCATCGGTACCATATCAAACGCCCTTACCATCGGGAATGATTTCGACATGATCCATCCCGAAGCAATTGAACATGCAGTAAAAAAACATTGGTGCGAAAGCGTAGACGATTTTGAATTCAACAAGGCCTTTGGCAAAAGGCTGTATGCACTTTTCTCTGGAGGACGGTTCCGGAAGGAGCGTACCGAAAAGTTGATAAGGGACAAGCTTCCTCAGCTAACTGTAAAAGAAATTTTTGAGATCTTGAGAGACCATGGAGACACTCAAAACATTACAAAAGGATCTATGCGAACAGTGTGCATGCACGCAGGCGGTGTTATTTCAAGCCAGACAACTGCTTCTATGGTTTGCGAAATAAGTGACATAACAACAGTATGGATAACAAACAACAGCGCTCCCTGCTTGTCTGTGTTTAAACCCGTCTGGTTCAATGGAAACGAGAGCACACTGCCTTATGTAAAGGAAGAGGAAGGTATGAAACACTGGTATCATGGGGAACGCTTTTACAGAAAAGCTCTGAAAAACTACTTAAAAGCCCGTGAATTTTTTGAAGAAACCGCCGAAAAACTTGAGCTGGAACTGCTCTATAAGGTAAACAAGGCATTTGAAAAGGAAATACCTGATTTTGAAAGCTTAAAAGACATTTCAAAGGAAGCCTTCAGCAAAAGCTGGAAAATAATAGATGGTTTAATTTCCAAAACTTCGGAATTGCCTGCGGGGAAACGTTCGCTATATTTCAAGCTATACTGGCTAATTCAAAACAGCAAATTCAAAGGCTAA
- a CDS encoding MBL fold metallo-hydrolase translates to MVCRIQSDMFEENTYVLKNGTKIFVIDPGKGTFEKIETNNRQNLWVLLTHSHIDHIFELSHFAGANLYFNESIDFVTNPATNLSLYFPLKTPDIKKFNLCNIDDLPEYFEVIKTPGHTPGSVCFMYMKKYLFTGDTLFSDSIGRTDLPGGNEKKLFESLRLLKGLLMEYPEMEVFPGHGAPAKAADILMKNIYLKSL, encoded by the coding sequence ATGGTTTGTAGAATACAGTCAGATATGTTTGAAGAAAACACATATGTTCTAAAAAATGGAACGAAGATTTTTGTGATTGACCCCGGAAAAGGGACCTTTGAAAAAATAGAAACAAATAATAGGCAAAATCTCTGGGTTCTTCTAACGCATTCTCATATTGATCATATTTTTGAGCTTTCGCATTTTGCGGGTGCAAACCTGTATTTTAACGAAAGCATCGATTTTGTCACCAATCCCGCAACAAATCTTTCGTTATATTTTCCATTGAAGACTCCTGACATTAAGAAATTCAACCTTTGCAACATTGATGATTTGCCCGAATATTTTGAAGTTATCAAAACGCCTGGCCATACACCCGGTTCAGTATGCTTCATGTATATGAAAAAATACCTTTTCACAGGTGACACTCTATTCTCTGATTCCATAGGGAGAACAGATTTACCCGGTGGAAACGAAAAAAAACTCTTTGAATCATTGAGATTGCTGAAAGGTTTACTGATGGAATATCCTGAAATGGAAGTTTTTCCGGGTCATGGTGCTCCGGCAAAGGCAGCAGATATTCTCATGAAAAACATATACTTAAAATCTCTTTAG
- a CDS encoding DUF2156 domain-containing protein, with the protein MILRTQDFEKYQAYLERYEVENSKIAFANLLAYEHFHGAKVYFEEEKMIILSTPSGKTPSIFPPLVPRTDLAGYLYAMKKYFRNEFNSPLFIRDCDEDFVARVNCLGIDYERIINRGQWEYIYRAEDIRNLSGRKLHKKKNRLNKFIGSHPSYYSRKIQKHDREKVLDFFDYWCKQKGCNRDDNLIFERESIIKLFELMDFLPISGIVTFVDEKIRGFSLGSYLRKDTFVVFVEKADLSKKYEGLYVALRRDTAKIAAPDCTFINLQQDLDIPGIRKSKLSWKPAKILVCDTLKI; encoded by the coding sequence GTGATACTAAGAACACAGGATTTCGAGAAATATCAAGCTTATCTTGAGCGATATGAAGTTGAAAACTCAAAAATTGCTTTTGCAAATCTCCTTGCTTATGAGCACTTTCATGGCGCAAAAGTATATTTTGAAGAGGAGAAAATGATAATCTTGAGTACTCCTTCTGGAAAAACTCCTTCTATTTTCCCTCCACTGGTTCCTCGAACCGATCTTGCTGGGTATTTGTATGCTATGAAGAAGTATTTTCGAAATGAATTTAACTCTCCCCTTTTCATAAGAGATTGTGATGAGGACTTTGTAGCAAGAGTCAATTGTCTTGGAATTGACTATGAAAGGATTATAAATCGCGGGCAATGGGAGTATATATATCGTGCAGAGGATATAAGGAATCTTTCAGGAAGGAAGCTTCACAAAAAGAAGAACAGGCTCAACAAATTCATTGGTTCCCATCCTTCTTATTACAGCAGAAAAATTCAAAAGCATGATAGAGAAAAGGTGCTGGATTTTTTTGATTATTGGTGCAAGCAAAAAGGCTGCAACCGGGACGATAATTTGATTTTTGAAAGGGAATCAATTATTAAGCTCTTTGAATTGATGGATTTTCTACCAATTAGCGGTATAGTAACATTTGTTGATGAAAAAATCAGGGGATTTTCTCTGGGGAGTTATTTGAGAAAAGATACCTTTGTTGTTTTCGTGGAGAAAGCAGATCTTTCGAAGAAATACGAAGGTTTATATGTTGCTCTAAGAAGAGATACGGCGAAAATAGCAGCTCCTGATTGCACCTTCATCAATTTGCAACAGGACTTGGATATCCCGGGAATCAGGAAGTCGAAGCTTTCCTGGAAACCGGCTAAAATATTAGTATGTGACACTCTAAAAATTTAA
- a CDS encoding HD domain-containing phosphohydrolase — protein MMHNDCWHRLRHLAKAMNYTSAFSLRSELRDIFLNREKYRECFPFAIALDIFMSKSFDRQPVSEQINISYKPEEALWGIFELTEFYNNKNMGMHAYMAAALGMDIIKKHKIPIQLEITAKYYKMMTAFELGFSDEVIRYYNELLAKESEIPREIRLGYYNAMGLISAQFPGDDHKAIDYYKKAIHEANIPQKADIIKINFADYYYGREKFGKALKLLDGVISTNFASIRGYLNTLRLKIYLQISQDDECKKVAKELEELNKKREDWIGNWRSFIFLGHYYAKIGDHIRASHYLNKLKNVEDFKFNSYLQGEALVLEASLELAKKNSIEGLKKIIQAFQLLSSYKTVSPHLRGMIKNLLNSVVNIFSQLIIEIRSKDPYTASHTLRVASIAHRMGEKLALSKIHLFYLVVGAMLHDYGKIMIPTYILNKPAKLSLEEYKIVKMHPEYGASKLEKMRFPQEIINVVLYHHERGNGSGYPAGLKLSDIPFLAQIVAVADVYDALTTDRPYRKALNKKEALAYIIEQGENLAKKEVISAFSKCLKKGIHQPDEAEFADIWSDIIETFMAK, from the coding sequence ATGATGCATAACGACTGTTGGCACAGGCTTAGGCACCTTGCAAAAGCCATGAATTACACTTCCGCTTTTAGCCTAAGAAGCGAGCTGAGGGATATTTTCCTAAATCGCGAAAAATACAGGGAATGCTTTCCTTTTGCTATTGCCTTAGATATTTTTATGTCAAAAAGCTTCGACAGGCAACCCGTTTCAGAGCAAATTAACATCTCTTATAAGCCTGAAGAGGCTTTGTGGGGAATCTTTGAGCTTACTGAATTCTACAATAACAAAAACATGGGCATGCACGCCTACATGGCAGCTGCCCTTGGGATGGATATCATAAAAAAGCACAAAATTCCTATCCAACTCGAAATCACTGCTAAATACTACAAAATGATGACCGCTTTTGAGCTGGGTTTTTCAGATGAAGTTATTAGATATTACAACGAGCTACTCGCCAAAGAAAGCGAAATACCTAGAGAAATCAGACTTGGTTATTACAATGCCATGGGTTTGATCTCAGCCCAGTTTCCTGGTGATGACCACAAAGCTATTGATTATTACAAAAAGGCAATTCACGAAGCAAACATTCCTCAAAAAGCGGATATCATAAAAATCAATTTTGCCGATTATTACTATGGTCGCGAAAAATTTGGAAAAGCGCTAAAACTCCTTGATGGCGTTATTTCAACCAATTTTGCCTCAATAAGAGGTTACCTTAACACGCTAAGGCTTAAAATATACCTCCAGATTTCCCAGGACGATGAATGTAAAAAGGTAGCGAAGGAACTTGAAGAACTCAATAAAAAGAGGGAAGACTGGATTGGGAACTGGCGCTCTTTTATCTTTCTGGGACATTACTACGCTAAAATTGGTGATCACATCAGAGCTTCCCATTACCTGAACAAGCTCAAGAACGTCGAGGATTTCAAGTTTAATTCTTATCTTCAGGGGGAAGCTTTAGTGCTTGAAGCCTCTCTCGAGCTTGCAAAAAAGAACAGCATTGAAGGGCTTAAGAAGATCATACAGGCTTTTCAGCTTTTGAGTTCTTACAAGACCGTTTCACCTCATTTGAGAGGCATGATAAAGAACCTTCTCAATAGTGTTGTAAATATATTTTCACAGTTGATAATTGAGATTCGTTCTAAAGACCCTTACACAGCATCACATACCCTTCGGGTTGCCAGTATAGCCCACCGTATGGGCGAAAAACTTGCTTTATCAAAAATCCACCTCTTTTACCTGGTAGTCGGGGCTATGCTTCATGATTATGGAAAGATAATGATTCCCACCTATATACTCAACAAACCAGCGAAATTGAGTCTTGAGGAGTATAAAATAGTCAAAATGCATCCCGAATACGGTGCTTCAAAACTTGAAAAAATGCGTTTTCCCCAGGAGATTATAAATGTGGTTCTCTATCACCATGAGAGAGGAAATGGAAGCGGCTACCCCGCAGGGCTCAAACTCTCTGACATACCCTTTTTGGCTCAGATTGTTGCCGTGGCAGATGTCTATGATGCGCTTACCACCGATAGGCCTTACAGGAAAGCTCTAAACAAGAAAGAAGCCCTCGCTTATATCATTGAACAAGGAGAAAATCTCGCTAAAAAAGAGGTCATAAGCGCTTTCTCCAAGTGTTTGAAAAAAGGCATTCACCAACCAGATGAAGCGGAGTTTGCGGATATCTGGTCGGATATCATAGAAACTTTCATGGCAAAATAA